A single region of the Caretta caretta isolate rCarCar2 chromosome 25, rCarCar1.hap1, whole genome shotgun sequence genome encodes:
- the TPGS1 gene encoding tubulin polyglutamylase complex subunit 1 isoform X2, with protein MATCEKRRSAPAPATGSGLVEPVRAGVGGREPESEAEFLLQAGVTSMVREALLKVLEARPEEPVSFLASYFEKLVLSGAAGDRHGQQQRLARALWTAFNNNVSMAYECLSARGRRKKPGVNGKIYSELLKKICQDGEVPEEVVSSLLRKIQCRDHEAVPFDVFRYGVLSCFVLLEFVAKADTLYDVLDDGSGVADKRVCQAVLGTLEDALGASDFSVPIRYLEAGSKLGPDCLALAMDKALLERKICSSMNREEFLTKATALFIAKVKPID; from the exons ATGGCGACCTGCGAGAAGCGGCGCTCAGCTCCGGCCCCGGCGACCGGGAGCGGGCTCGTGGAGCCGGTTCGGGCGGGAGTTGGAGGCCGGGAACCGGAGAGCGAGGCCGAGTTCCTGCTCCAAGCCGGGGTGACGTCCATGGTGCGGGAGGCGCTGCTGAAGGTGCTGGAGGCCCGGCCCGAGGAGCCCGTCTCCTTCCTGGCCAGTTACTTCGAAAAGCTGGTGCTGAGCGGTGCCGCCGGGGACCGGCACGGGCAGCAGCAGCGCCTCGCCCGGGCCCTGTG GACTGCCTTTAACAACAACGTCAGCATGGCTTACGAGTGCCTAAGTGCTAGGGGCAGGAGGAAGAAGCCAGGTGTCAATGGCAAAATCTACAGTGAGTTGCTCAAGAAGATCTGCCAAGATGGGGAAGTGCCTGAAGAGGTTGTTTCttctttgctgaggaagatccaGTGCCGGGACCATGAGGCAGTGCCTTTCGATGTCTTCCGCTATGGGGTGCTCAGCTGCTTCGTGCTTCTTGAGTTTGTGGCCAAGGCTGATACTTTGTACGATGTACTTGATGATGGTTCTGGCGTGGCGGATAAAAGGGTTTGCCAGGCAGTCCTAGGCACTCTGGAAGATGCTCTTGGAGCCAGCGACTTCTCTGTGCCCATCCGTTACTTGGAGGCCGGCTCCAAACTGGGACCAGACTGTTTGGCTTTGGCCATGGACAAAGCATTGCTAGAGAGGAAGATTTGCTCCTCCATGAACAGGGAGGAGTTTCTAACGAAAGCCACAGCCCTATTCATTGCAAAAGTAAAACCCATTGACTGA
- the TPGS1 gene encoding tubulin polyglutamylase complex subunit 1 isoform X1: protein MATCEKRRSAPAPATGSGLVEPVRAGVGGREPESEAEFLLQAGVTSMVREALLKVLEARPEEPVSFLASYFEKLVLSGAAGDRHGQQQRLARALWYVRLAHHSHRTAFNNNVSMAYECLSARGRRKKPGVNGKIYSELLKKICQDGEVPEEVVSSLLRKIQCRDHEAVPFDVFRYGVLSCFVLLEFVAKADTLYDVLDDGSGVADKRVCQAVLGTLEDALGASDFSVPIRYLEAGSKLGPDCLALAMDKALLERKICSSMNREEFLTKATALFIAKVKPID from the exons ATGGCGACCTGCGAGAAGCGGCGCTCAGCTCCGGCCCCGGCGACCGGGAGCGGGCTCGTGGAGCCGGTTCGGGCGGGAGTTGGAGGCCGGGAACCGGAGAGCGAGGCCGAGTTCCTGCTCCAAGCCGGGGTGACGTCCATGGTGCGGGAGGCGCTGCTGAAGGTGCTGGAGGCCCGGCCCGAGGAGCCCGTCTCCTTCCTGGCCAGTTACTTCGAAAAGCTGGTGCTGAGCGGTGCCGCCGGGGACCGGCACGGGCAGCAGCAGCGCCTCGCCCGGGCCCTGTGGTACGTGCGCCTGGCCCACCATTCACACAG GACTGCCTTTAACAACAACGTCAGCATGGCTTACGAGTGCCTAAGTGCTAGGGGCAGGAGGAAGAAGCCAGGTGTCAATGGCAAAATCTACAGTGAGTTGCTCAAGAAGATCTGCCAAGATGGGGAAGTGCCTGAAGAGGTTGTTTCttctttgctgaggaagatccaGTGCCGGGACCATGAGGCAGTGCCTTTCGATGTCTTCCGCTATGGGGTGCTCAGCTGCTTCGTGCTTCTTGAGTTTGTGGCCAAGGCTGATACTTTGTACGATGTACTTGATGATGGTTCTGGCGTGGCGGATAAAAGGGTTTGCCAGGCAGTCCTAGGCACTCTGGAAGATGCTCTTGGAGCCAGCGACTTCTCTGTGCCCATCCGTTACTTGGAGGCCGGCTCCAAACTGGGACCAGACTGTTTGGCTTTGGCCATGGACAAAGCATTGCTAGAGAGGAAGATTTGCTCCTCCATGAACAGGGAGGAGTTTCTAACGAAAGCCACAGCCCTATTCATTGCAAAAGTAAAACCCATTGACTGA
- the MADCAM1 gene encoding mucosal addressin cell adhesion molecule 1 isoform X1: MEPTPLLLLLSLGWTCSGQLTVLPQEPLVEIGGSIQLNCSLDCPDGKPQWKGLDTNLGNIISTPTYTLLLITNAATAMEGTKFCIGNCQGKSYQGSTNLQVYSLPDTLQLETQPKELVAGQPAHLHCSISKVYPPGSLTLSWYRGDQRLESPDPEETADDEELFSYDSELEVPGEKVTEGTEFRCEVVLLLPSERHFHQDTAVTVSTKAVAEKPTTESVTGQENPRTESLATTDKPPATDCSPTTGLLATTGNSATELTSAESPTPEFTVTSHKPSGKATSVHWLATTETLATESRAASQNPSAGSATTDWSPRSGLSSAPESPTAGDVASTESALTRKATSGRSPRTESVCNLLIWPVPPKGTTGKALKIICEAECGENVTIKWVKTPVALSQYQEEASEGKSTLTVDRVGLDYQGIYQCVTLSRRLQVASLNVAVSTAIFSTDSAIAVGTAGSLLGLIVTAFASYRLWRRLHPRGMKSPKGNSV, from the exons gccagctgaccgtgctgccccaggagccgcTGGTCGAGATTGGAGGATCCAttcagttgaactgctccttggaCTGTCCAGATGGGAAGCCCCAGTGGAAGGGGCTGGACACCAACCTGGGGAACATCATCTCCACCCCCACCTATACCCTCCTGCTCATCACCAATGCTGCCACAGCCATGGAGGGCACAAAGTTCTGCATTGGGAACTGCCAAGGGAAGTCCTACCAGGGGTCAACCAACCTGCAAGTGTACT ctcttccagATACATTGCAGCTGGAAACCCAACCAAAGGAGCTGGTGGCTGGGCAGCCAGCCCATCTCCACTGCTCTATTAGCAAGGTGTATCCGCCTGGCTCCTTGACTCTGAGCTGGTATCGGGGGGACCAGAGACTGGAGAGCCCAGACCCTGAAGAAACGGCTGATGACGAGGAGCTGTTCAGTTATGACTCTGAGCTGGAGGTCCCAGGGGAGAAGGTGACGGAGGGCACAGAGTTCAGGTGTGAGGTGGTGCTCCTCTTGCCGTCAGAAAGGCATTTCCACCAGGACACAGCGGTAACTGTCAGCACAAAAG CTGTAGCAGAGAAGCCCACAACTGAGTCAGTCACTGGCCAAGAGAATCCCAGAACTGAGTCTCTGGCTACTACAGATAAGCCCCCTGCTACTGATTGCAGCCCCACAACTGGGCTTTTGGCTACTACAGGGAACTCCGCCACAGAACTGACTTCTGCAGAGAGCCCTACCCCAGAGTTCACTGTCACATCGCATAAGCCCAGTGGCAAAGCCACCTCTGTCCACTGGCTGGCGACCACAGAGACCCTGGCCACCGAGTCCAGGGCGGCTTCACAGAACCCCAGTGCAGGCTCAGCCACAACAGACTGGAGCCCCCGCAGTGGCTTGAGTTCTGCGCCAGAGAGCCCCACCGCAGGGGATGTGGCTAGCACAGAGAGCGCCCTGACCAGGAAAGCCACTAGTGGCCGGAGCCCCAGAACAGAGTCTGTCTGCAACCTTCTGATCTGGCCTGTCCCTCCTAAAGGGACCACCGGGAAAGCCCTGAAGATCATATGCGAGGCAGAGTGTGGTGAGAATGTTACCATCAAGTGGGTGAAAACCCCTGTGGCGCTGTCTCAGTACCAGGAGGAGGCATCCGAGGGCAAATCCACCCTGACAGTTGACCGTGTGGGTCTCGACTACCAAGGGATCTATCAATGCGTCACGCTGAGCAGGAGACTCCAGGTGGCAAGCCTGAACGTCGCTGTGTCTACTG CTATCTTCAGCACTGACTCTGCCATCGCGGTCGGGACGGCAGGCTCTCTCCTGGGCCTGATAGTCACAGCGTTTGCATCATATCGCCTGTGGAGACGACTCCACCCACGGGGCATGAAGAGCCCTAAGGGGAACAGCGTTTAG
- the MADCAM1 gene encoding mucosal addressin cell adhesion molecule 1 isoform X2 — MEGTKFCIGNCQGKSYQGSTNLQVYSLPDTLQLETQPKELVAGQPAHLHCSISKVYPPGSLTLSWYRGDQRLESPDPEETADDEELFSYDSELEVPGEKVTEGTEFRCEVVLLLPSERHFHQDTAVTVSTKAVAEKPTTESVTGQENPRTESLATTDKPPATDCSPTTGLLATTGNSATELTSAESPTPEFTVTSHKPSGKATSVHWLATTETLATESRAASQNPSAGSATTDWSPRSGLSSAPESPTAGDVASTESALTRKATSGRSPRTESVCNLLIWPVPPKGTTGKALKIICEAECGENVTIKWVKTPVALSQYQEEASEGKSTLTVDRVGLDYQGIYQCVTLSRRLQVASLNVAVSTAIFSTDSAIAVGTAGSLLGLIVTAFASYRLWRRLHPRGMKSPKGNSV, encoded by the exons ATGGAGGGCACAAAGTTCTGCATTGGGAACTGCCAAGGGAAGTCCTACCAGGGGTCAACCAACCTGCAAGTGTACT ctcttccagATACATTGCAGCTGGAAACCCAACCAAAGGAGCTGGTGGCTGGGCAGCCAGCCCATCTCCACTGCTCTATTAGCAAGGTGTATCCGCCTGGCTCCTTGACTCTGAGCTGGTATCGGGGGGACCAGAGACTGGAGAGCCCAGACCCTGAAGAAACGGCTGATGACGAGGAGCTGTTCAGTTATGACTCTGAGCTGGAGGTCCCAGGGGAGAAGGTGACGGAGGGCACAGAGTTCAGGTGTGAGGTGGTGCTCCTCTTGCCGTCAGAAAGGCATTTCCACCAGGACACAGCGGTAACTGTCAGCACAAAAG CTGTAGCAGAGAAGCCCACAACTGAGTCAGTCACTGGCCAAGAGAATCCCAGAACTGAGTCTCTGGCTACTACAGATAAGCCCCCTGCTACTGATTGCAGCCCCACAACTGGGCTTTTGGCTACTACAGGGAACTCCGCCACAGAACTGACTTCTGCAGAGAGCCCTACCCCAGAGTTCACTGTCACATCGCATAAGCCCAGTGGCAAAGCCACCTCTGTCCACTGGCTGGCGACCACAGAGACCCTGGCCACCGAGTCCAGGGCGGCTTCACAGAACCCCAGTGCAGGCTCAGCCACAACAGACTGGAGCCCCCGCAGTGGCTTGAGTTCTGCGCCAGAGAGCCCCACCGCAGGGGATGTGGCTAGCACAGAGAGCGCCCTGACCAGGAAAGCCACTAGTGGCCGGAGCCCCAGAACAGAGTCTGTCTGCAACCTTCTGATCTGGCCTGTCCCTCCTAAAGGGACCACCGGGAAAGCCCTGAAGATCATATGCGAGGCAGAGTGTGGTGAGAATGTTACCATCAAGTGGGTGAAAACCCCTGTGGCGCTGTCTCAGTACCAGGAGGAGGCATCCGAGGGCAAATCCACCCTGACAGTTGACCGTGTGGGTCTCGACTACCAAGGGATCTATCAATGCGTCACGCTGAGCAGGAGACTCCAGGTGGCAAGCCTGAACGTCGCTGTGTCTACTG CTATCTTCAGCACTGACTCTGCCATCGCGGTCGGGACGGCAGGCTCTCTCCTGGGCCTGATAGTCACAGCGTTTGCATCATATCGCCTGTGGAGACGACTCCACCCACGGGGCATGAAGAGCCCTAAGGGGAACAGCGTTTAG
- the LOC125627074 gene encoding uncharacterized protein LOC125627074: MEAGKSSPKSPVRRKRKRSQRLLSRAAVPLEFYHCNICKKDIKHLSNFQEHQRIHTGERPYHCETCQKKFIRCADLIKHRLVHSDSRPHCCDACGKHFKLAGDLAKHSKVHSDEAPFQCDVCAKRFKRTSCLIKHLRIHTEEKPFKCSQCSKRFKWEASVKEHQRIHTGERPFKCERCPKSFTHFSTFLQHKRTHQNQKQFSCKCCSKSFNHKSNLLKHQRTVHG, translated from the coding sequence ATGGAAGCAGGGAAAAGCTCTCCAAAGTCCCCAGTCAGGAGAAAGCGGAAGCGATCTCAGCGGCTCCTCAGCCGTGCGGCTGTTCCCCTGGAGTTCTACCACTGCAACATCTGCAAGAAGGACATCAAGCACCTCTccaacttccaggagcaccaGCGCATCCACACAGGCGAGCGGCCCTACCACTGTGAGACCTGCCAGAAGAAGTTTATCCGCTGCGCTGACCTCATTAAGCACCGCCTGGTCCACTCGGACAGTAGGCCCCACTGCTGCGATGCCTGTGGCAAGCACTTCAAGCTGGCTGGGGACCTGGCCAAGCACAGCAAGGTCCATTCGGACGAGGCGCCCTTCCAGTGCGACGTGTGCGCCAAGCGCTTCAAGCGCACGTCCTGCCTCATCAAGCATCTCCGCATCCACACCGAGGAGAAGCCTTTCAAGTGTTCCCAGTGCAGCAAGAGGTTCAAATGGGAAGCCTCCGTCAAGGAGCATCAGCGCATCCACACAGGCGAGAGGCCTTTCAAGTGCGAGCGCTGCCCCAAGAGCTTCACCCACTTCTCCACCTTCCTGCAGCACAAGAGAACTCACCAGAACCAGAAGCAGTTCAGCTGCAAATGCTGCTCCAAGTCCTTTAACCACAAGTCCAACCTACTGAAGCACCAGCGCACGGTCCATGGCTAG